A DNA window from Bdellovibrio sp. BCCA contains the following coding sequences:
- a CDS encoding HNH endonuclease signature motif containing protein, with protein MQVLKRLSNQELEANLKDLVQKERKLLHVILEHIKEIDSRRLYLGRAYSSLYEYLIKEFGYSGSAAMRRIEAARLLNEVPAMAQKIQEGSLNLSQIGELSRSIKEKEKTTGQKVSSLQKRELVAKIESKTTLDTQKELALALDLPVKEFEKQKMQQNESLRLEITLSKEQYQKLLQCKDLAAHLLEQNHKDSSWASLFELLADQYLRKTFRKSHTENSKVETSKEDTAIDVNVHGSATQTNSTTLSRTDAVVNDYNKTLTPKTRKLILQRDACCQYRAPQTGKICQSTYGLQIDHKTSRWIGGGNEARNLQVLCGKHNRYKYNKENGLRSLR; from the coding sequence ATGCAAGTACTGAAGAGACTTTCTAATCAAGAACTTGAAGCGAATCTTAAAGATCTCGTCCAAAAGGAGCGTAAGCTTCTTCATGTAATTCTTGAGCATATTAAAGAAATTGATTCGAGAAGGCTTTATTTGGGAAGAGCTTATTCCTCATTGTATGAATATTTGATCAAAGAATTTGGTTACTCTGGATCGGCCGCCATGAGAAGAATTGAAGCTGCGAGACTTTTAAATGAAGTACCTGCTATGGCTCAAAAAATTCAGGAAGGTTCTTTGAATCTTTCTCAAATCGGTGAACTTTCCCGTTCCATTAAAGAAAAAGAGAAAACGACGGGCCAAAAAGTATCCTCACTTCAAAAGCGTGAACTTGTCGCAAAGATTGAAAGTAAAACGACACTGGACACTCAAAAAGAATTAGCGTTAGCTTTGGATTTACCAGTCAAAGAATTTGAGAAGCAAAAGATGCAACAGAATGAATCTTTGCGCCTAGAAATCACTTTAAGCAAAGAACAATACCAAAAGCTTCTTCAGTGCAAAGACTTGGCGGCGCATTTGTTGGAACAAAACCATAAGGATTCCTCTTGGGCCTCTTTATTCGAGTTGCTGGCCGATCAATATTTGCGAAAGACTTTCAGAAAAAGCCATACAGAAAATTCAAAAGTAGAAACATCGAAAGAAGATACGGCAATAGACGTAAATGTACACGGTTCTGCGACGCAAACCAATTCTACAACGCTTAGCAGAACCGATGCGGTGGTGAATGATTATAATAAAACGTTAACTCCGAAAACTCGTAAGCTCATTCTACAGCGAGATGCTTGCTGCCAGTATCGCGCCCCTCAAACTGGAAAGATTTGTCAGAGCACTTATGGTTTGCAGATCGATCATAAAACGTCGCGTTGGATTGGTGGTGGCAATGAAGCCCGGAATCTGCAAGTTCTTTGTGGAAAACATAATCGATATAAATACAACAAAGAAAATGGGCTTAGGAGTTTGCGCTAA
- a CDS encoding MOSC domain-containing protein, with translation MKIEELYIYPIKSARSQSLKEMKITIEGPDGDRQWMLIDENGKFISQRTLPKLATVEVFHDEASLTIGFQKMFFKISKNSSFQRKVKVQVWNDTFEAALEADLYSQALSQYLGVNCRLVRYAPYSQRRVRSLSMEWKPEVRFADGRPLQILNLKSLEELNSRLPSPVGADRFRANIVYAGNVPYEEEQWKRIKVGEVIFSQPKKCSRCAITTIDQMTGVPSGPEPLKTLATYRREGKDIFFGTLWIPENIGMIKKGDQIEVIE, from the coding sequence ATGAAGATTGAAGAACTTTATATTTACCCGATCAAGTCCGCTCGCTCTCAAAGTCTTAAAGAAATGAAGATCACTATCGAAGGTCCCGATGGCGATCGTCAGTGGATGCTCATTGATGAAAACGGTAAATTCATTTCGCAAAGAACATTGCCCAAGCTTGCAACTGTGGAGGTCTTTCATGATGAGGCTTCTTTGACGATCGGTTTTCAGAAAATGTTCTTTAAGATTTCTAAAAACAGTTCTTTTCAAAGAAAAGTGAAAGTTCAAGTATGGAATGATACTTTCGAGGCGGCACTTGAAGCAGATCTGTATTCTCAGGCATTGTCGCAATATTTGGGAGTGAATTGCCGTCTTGTTCGTTATGCTCCGTATTCGCAGCGCCGAGTCCGTTCGTTGTCTATGGAATGGAAACCGGAAGTTCGATTTGCAGATGGACGTCCTTTGCAAATTCTGAATCTTAAGAGTCTTGAAGAATTAAATTCTCGTCTGCCTTCTCCGGTAGGTGCGGATCGCTTCCGCGCGAATATTGTTTACGCTGGAAATGTTCCATACGAAGAAGAGCAGTGGAAAAGAATCAAAGTGGGCGAGGTGATTTTTTCTCAACCGAAAAAATGCTCTCGTTGTGCAATCACGACAATTGATCAAATGACAGGTGTGCCTTCCGGCCCTGAGCCTTTAAAAACTTTGGCGACATATCGTCGCGAAGGTAAAGATATCTTTTTTGGAACGCTGTGGATTCCTGAGAATATCGGAATGATAAAAAAAGGCGATCAAATCGAAGTTATTGAGTAA
- a CDS encoding helix-turn-helix domain-containing protein, with amino-acid sequence MSLTKSLRRILDDRKITVAQIARQSGVPAKTIYHWLSGQQPRKMEHLFRLCDTLNISVEELYGRQRKNPTKNILPKEVLLQELNAGVYEVILRPLKMTEGP; translated from the coding sequence ATGAGCCTCACGAAGAGCTTACGCCGCATCTTGGATGATCGAAAAATCACCGTGGCCCAAATTGCCCGACAATCGGGAGTACCAGCGAAAACGATCTATCATTGGCTGTCGGGACAACAACCTCGAAAGATGGAACATCTTTTTCGCCTCTGCGATACTTTAAATATTTCCGTCGAAGAGCTTTACGGAAGACAACGCAAAAATCCGACGAAAAATATTCTACCCAAAGAGGTCCTACTTCAGGAACTCAATGCCGGAGTCTATGAAGTGATTTTGCGTCCACTTAAAATGACTGAAGGTCCATGA